The genomic stretch ctgaggtcaggttctgatgtggAATAATTCGTTGTGGATCACAAACCATTGCAAAAGTACAATACCTCTGCTCCCCAGTACAGTGCTGGGGGTCTTTATCCCCCTCTGGCTGATacgtggcactgagcatgctgaCATtacgctcatgtgcagctgtacTATCTAACATGACTCATACAGGGAATATATACAAACAGTATGAGCACAATGTAACACCTGTGTCCACCAAATATGAACTTTACTGTAGTATTTTACAGTGCAATTAATATTTATGTGTTGAATTtaacaaaataagaaaaaatgcACCGACTATTGCCTGTGGAAAAcaaacagtttatttatttatttatttattgcaaatGAAACTCAACAAGTAAATCTTcacaaatgagagagagaaatacacatatatattaaaatatcctcccaattcacacacacaaatatacatatatCAAGGACAACACTTTTAAAGCTAGATAATTATTTTTCTGAGGGGAGGTCATCCTGTCAGTAACCCATCTCTGTTCACTGTACATCTTCACTGTCTGAAAAAGCTCTTAAATACCTCCAGCTGTTTAACAGAACTGAAATCTCCCACAACTGTGACTGATTGGCTGCATGGGATATAAGTGTGTAAAAAAATTCCCTACTTAAATATTGAATCTGTCTGCAAAAAAACAGAACGTGCAGAAGACTTTTGCCTGAGTGTCCTGCAGAGGACCCCCACCGTAACGCCCctacctcaacacacacacccacgcactGCAAGCCGCCCCTCCCCGTGTTGTATGTATCGATGGTGTGTTGAGGTGCTTTAACAGGGTTGCGATTTAGCGTTACCTGAACAGGTGAAGGGGCGGAATGATAcatgagagagcgagacagtCAAGTAGTGCCCTCTTGGGTGTGACGCGATATAAACCACCGCAGGTCGCGTGTCCCGCTCAGAATTCATCAGCAGCGCGCGCGAACCTGCTCTGAGGTAAAATAACCGCTCCATTTTCGAAATAACCTTCAGCTTCACGGCGCTCATAGTCTTAATAACCGTCATTAAACTTCTCGTTGATATTAATGAAGCTAATTATAGTCTTCATGAGGCTCGCGCGCCGTTATTCTGAATCAGACTTTCAGGATAAGATTTTAAAAGCCTTTTGAACCTTAAAACTTcattctgtgagtgtgttattaTTGGTGCGAGAGAGAAATTTACACAGGAGACAATGTCaggataaaaaaatataaagaaggCAAATACGTAGGAAATataattaaactaaataaataagtgaataaataTTAACTTTAAATCAATACATAAAATTACAGAGAAAAATAAGTACATAAGGAGAAAACCTATTTTTACTTAACAAAAATGTATAGTCcaacaaaatgaacaaatgaaaataaaagtaaatacataaaccgataatagagagagagtgtgtgtaaataatgCTTTCCTATAAAAAAGAGATAAAAGGACCTTTCATGCATAATTTGTATTTTTCCCAACattttaaactaaataaataaatattttacgattaaaaaaaaaaaaacaaattcaccACTTTTTCAAACACAAATGTCCCTGTGAATGTCTAACAGTATAAACCCATAAACTTTATTATGACTATTAGATTATTACTTTTAACATTGGATGATAAATTATTGATAGGCTTTCACTGCTAGACTGTTGCGGACATTGTTGTAATTGCATCCCCTCATAATCCAATGTGGTTGCCGAGGGTTTGCTAGGTAGTTGCTAGGGTAAGCATGGTGGTTGCTGAAGTCTTGTTATGGTGTCCAAACTGATTGGTAAATAGATACTAGGTGAATTATGTTGCTCTGATCTCTAAATTTGTTTCTAGGAGGTTGCTAATTTTTCATTAGGGGCTTGCTATGATATTCCAAGGGGTTTGTAAAGAGTTGGTaggctgttgctatggtatcaTTGGTaggctgttgctatggtatcaATGGTGGTTGGGTTCAAGGTCCCTACCCCAGTGTTAGATGATTTCTACAGGATCAAAGgttgctgctgtggtgttgttAGGTGGTTGTACTGGTGTTGCTAAATGGTTGAGATGGTTTTCATGTGGTTACCATTGTGTTACTAGATGATTGCTTTGCATTCCatagtggttgctatggtgttgctGCCACACTGAATAGGGAACTACACTGTAAGGGTGTAAAAATAACAAGTGTTCTGACTGCAAACAGTGGTTGACCTGCTAAACAGGGAAGGATAACTTGTTTGTGTACTGTGAAGGAATGTTTATGTGAGAAATGTGCATTGTGACATCATTGCTTGCAGTTACACTGAATGTGTGGAATGTTTCTCCAGTCGTGTTCTATGGAGAAAAAATACTGGATTTGATTGGTCCATGCCCAGTCACTGTATGAGTCAAATGCACtagtgttgtgtctgatccactctacaccagcacaacacacactaccaccaccaccacgtcagtgtcactgcagcgctgagaatgatccaccaccacatcacacctgctctgtgggggtcctgagcgctgaaggaTGGTGGGGAAAGGGAAGTAACCATTATGTAGAGCAAGAGTTGGCCTACAGTCTTTAATACTTTACAAAGCAGAACAGGTCCCAGTCCCAGTTCCCTATTTCCTTCCTTCAATATTCATTTGCATAACCTGTTTTACTTTCATTGATAATAAGTCAACATGTCATTAGTGTCCACAAAACCTGCATTGTTCAACACAACGGAACGTTTACTCAGTTTTTAGAAACTACAGCTTCATACACACAGCTCTGTATTCAGCCTCCACTCAGACTCTGAGCCTCAGAGCTGTAGAACACTGCTATAATCCTAAGATCACCACATGTTgatgtgtttgatgtgattttGATATGTTCACTACTCTACTGATCTCTGATTGGTTATTATCATTACATCACACACCAGGGCGTGGCCTTTTCTTTAGAGCGGGATACACTTGAATATTTGGGTTTTTAAAAAGTAGCAGATTTCCCAACAGCACTGCCTTATGTTTCCAAAATGTATACTTTATAAAACAGAGGTGTATCTACAGTgtgctgcccacgctccagttGAAGCTTAAATGGTTTTAAAGGAAGGTTTTCATGTCCTAAATAAACTTTTAAATCCAGTCTCTTGGGTACAGTTCCCGCTCGCTACAATTAACCCATTACtgtagtgtgtgaatgtgtttattttccccACAAAGCCTGTGTTGGTCTTACATTAATATCAAGACTGATCTACTGAGTTTACTGAGATCTCCTGTTATTGTGGATATTTCTGAGCCTCACTCCTCTCTTGTTGTGCTCAGATGgagggacagacagagggacagtcGGGGGGTCAGAGTGGAcgggtgtgtgtggtggtgacCGGGGGCAGTGGTCTGGTGGGGAGAGCCATAGAGAGAGTGGTGAAGGAGGAAGGAGGCGCGAAAGAAGGAGAAGAATGGATCTTCCTTTCGTCCAATGACATGGATAAATGAATCAGAGAACCATACGTAATTCTTTAACGTTAAATGTCTAAATGAGGACTcagtgttgacagaaacaataaaaccatttaaaatatCACTGAGTCAATGAGTAGGTCCCCAATATGGCGGCTCCTCTACACTGTGATATCAGCTGCAACACGTGGATAGTGACATCACTGGGGTCTAAAACAACTCATCCCCATCATTCGTCCTCAGATCCATAACGGACCCCCTCACCCGTCCAACTCTGGTTACGCCCACGCCAAACGGATGGTGGACGTCTACAACAGGTGAGGAATTATGGACTGACCGTCTGAAGTTTAACCCTTTTAAAGTCTACAGTAGCATTGGTTATGATTATACTGTTCTTTAACAATCACAAACTGAgcccccatccactggtggcactgtttcactgaaCGTAAATAAAATTGAgtaacaataacaaataaaaacgtTTTCTGAAATGAATCGTGATTAATCACATGGCCCTTAAGACTAAAGTTTTAATTAATGGAGATTTAAGTGTGAAATAAAAGAACcaatgtaagatcaacacaataatatatttatattgtatcaatgtaaaaatataatcacaacaataaagttaaaatgctagcAGTTCCTTGTATTTTCAGGAGGGAGATTTTAGAATTACAagctcttaatttgctgagtgaAAGCtactgggagtgtgtgtgtgtgtgtatgtgtgtgtggtaaaatgattaattagcattaaaacataaataaataaatctactcTAATTAATTCCCACATGTTTTTACCTGTTTATTTTGACAGCACTAATATGAAGCACACGTTTAATGGTTTCTTCCCCTACGTTTGTTAAAGCAGTTATGGTTAAAGGATGTTGAAGGGACTGCAGGACTCCAGGGTCTGAGTCAGGTCTGAGTCAGTCATGAAGAGGAATTAGATTCTGATCAAGCAGAGCTTAGAGTTAGTGGTGGTCTGTTGTAAACGTGCTGAGAGCTGATGTAAACGCCCCGGTTCTCCTGTGTCCCTGCCCTGCGCAGGGCTTGTTTTCAACAGTACGGACGCAAATACACAGCCATCATCCCCACCAACATCTTCGGCCCCTACGACAACTTCAACTTGGACGACGCTCACGTTCTTCCAGCCCTCGTCCACAAGACCTTCACGGCCAAGAGTAAGAGGCGTTTATCCACTTTAGAGAACGGACTCTGATGTGACCAGGGCCTTTATATAATATCCAATATTTACCTACAATTCAGGCATTTATCAGGCTGTTAAAATAGGAACCCAGAGTTTACAGTCtccttgaatgtgtgtgtgtgtgtgtgtgtgtgtgtgtgtgttaggagaGGGCACggctctggaggtctgtggttctGGTCGAGGACTCCGTCAGTTCATCTACTCTCTGGACCTGGCTCGTCTCTATCTGTGGGTTCTGAGGGAATACGTAGAGGTGGATCCCATTATACTCTCAGGTACACACTTTATCcttaatgaaacacacacacactcaagacAGTGGTTATGTAGAGGGTATCCAACAGGCAGCGGTCTGATAAAAAAATATCACTGTATCCTTCACCAATGAATACTACAAACATATTCTTtatgaatatgaaatataattataataagtgTCTGAGTCATGTACAATTCATCCAATGGATAATATCAGTGAGAATGAATACTATGATTGCACCCTATAATAAATAACACTTTCAGTATACATCATGATCAATCTCTGTAGATGGATTTTCTCTATGTTTTTAACCTCAGCTCTGTGTCACAACTTGAACAGAAGAACAGAATTAAGATGAATATTGACTCTTATTCTAAGGGACTAATA from Hoplias malabaricus isolate fHopMal1 chromosome 2, fHopMal1.hap1, whole genome shotgun sequence encodes the following:
- the LOC136687680 gene encoding GDP-L-fucose synthase-like, with amino-acid sequence MAAPLHCDISCNTWIIHNGPPHPSNSGYAHAKRMVDVYNRACFQQYGRKYTAIIPTNIFGPYDNFNLDDAHVLPALVHKTFTAKREGTALEVCGSGRGLRQFIYSLDLARLYLWVLREYVEVDPIILSEEQN